In Flammeovirgaceae bacterium 311, one DNA window encodes the following:
- a CDS encoding hypothetical protein (COG2368 Aromatic ring hydroxylase) encodes MIRIEKEKTGNLIKTFVSDKLTREDYDQLLPVMEKTLEDWKNVRWYFEMQDFKGWSMQGAFIDFSFSFEHANDLSKLAMVGEKQWQESLTQVMKPFTKADVRYFSLKEKEEALQWIRS; translated from the coding sequence ATGATCAGAATAGAAAAAGAAAAAACCGGAAATCTCATCAAAACCTTTGTGAGCGATAAGCTCACCCGGGAGGATTACGACCAGCTGTTGCCTGTCATGGAAAAGACCCTGGAAGACTGGAAAAATGTACGCTGGTATTTTGAAATGCAGGATTTTAAAGGATGGAGCATGCAGGGTGCTTTTATAGACTTTAGCTTTTCCTTTGAACATGCCAATGATCTAAGCAAGCTGGCCATGGTTGGCGAAAAGCAATGGCAGGAATCCCTCACCCAGGTGATGAAGCCCTTCACCAAGGCTGATGTCCGTTACTTTTCCCTGAAAGAAAAAGAGGAAGCGCTGCAGTGGATTAGGTCGTAG
- a CDS encoding multiple antibiotic resistance (marc)-related protein (COG2095 Multiple antibiotic transporter) has product MFNFKEIFSVSLILFSIIDIVGSVPVIIDLRKKVGHIQSEKATIVAGIIMILFLFLGESILKLFGLDVQSFALAGALIIFLIGMEMILNVQLFKADVADSSSSSIVPLAFPLIAGAGTMTTLVSLRSEYELYNILIGIVINLAFVYLVLKTSGWLERKLGAAGFNIIRKVFGIILLAIAMKIIKSNLVSWGVIDVS; this is encoded by the coding sequence ATGTTTAATTTCAAGGAAATCTTTTCTGTATCCCTGATCCTGTTCTCTATCATTGATATAGTAGGATCAGTTCCCGTTATCATAGATCTGCGTAAAAAGGTAGGTCATATCCAGTCAGAAAAAGCCACCATTGTGGCAGGCATCATCATGATCCTTTTTCTGTTTCTGGGCGAATCCATTCTGAAGCTTTTTGGCCTGGATGTTCAATCCTTTGCCCTGGCGGGTGCCCTTATCATTTTCCTGATCGGCATGGAAATGATCCTGAATGTGCAGCTGTTCAAAGCCGATGTAGCCGATAGCTCCAGCTCCTCCATCGTTCCCCTGGCTTTTCCCCTTATTGCAGGTGCAGGCACCATGACCACCCTGGTGTCGCTGCGCTCGGAGTATGAGCTGTATAATATTCTTATAGGCATCGTGATCAATCTGGCCTTTGTGTATCTGGTACTGAAAACCAGTGGCTGGCTGGAGCGCAAACTGGGCGCAGCCGGCTTTAACATCATCCGTAAAGTTTTTGGCATCATCCTTTTGGCCATTGCCATGAAAATCATCAAAAGTAACCTTGTTTCCTGGGGTGTAATAGACGTATCGTAA
- a CDS encoding hypothetical protein (COG2361 Uncharacterized conserved protein) has translation MTPGEDLVHLQNIAQNILEIEGYLQEVDDYDNFTTDEADRAMIYDLLGQIGVAASLLSDDFKNQYEEIDFRVLESLRNAAYNEEMEIYHHPVWHIISKDLPYIREKIFDVKTKLEEQMDIEGGNTI, from the coding sequence ATGACACCAGGAGAAGATCTAGTACACCTGCAAAATATAGCTCAAAATATCCTTGAAATCGAAGGCTACCTGCAAGAGGTAGATGATTATGATAATTTCACGACCGATGAGGCGGACCGAGCTATGATTTACGACCTGCTGGGCCAGATTGGCGTAGCAGCCTCCTTACTTTCCGATGATTTTAAAAATCAGTATGAAGAGATTGATTTTCGGGTACTGGAGAGCTTGAGAAATGCTGCCTACAATGAGGAAATGGAAATCTACCATCACCCGGTATGGCACATCATCAGCAAAGACCTGCCCTACATCCGCGAAAAGATCTTTGATGTTAAAACCAAATTAGAGGAACAGATGGATATTGAAGGTGGTAACACCATATAG
- a CDS encoding cell division protein ftsk/spoiiie (COG1674 DNA segregation ATPase FtsK/SpoIIIE and related proteins) encodes MAKNIAKGNTFKQPKEKEKVKKAWRWKLNLAFVHDRRLQLAFGVFLIIAAVYLFTAFLSYLFTGRADQSVVEALYDDAALRESGAEVENWLGLFGAVFGYYFMFRWFGIGALLLPPMLFLWGYQIVFRRQLLPLGEVFKYSFFSIFWVGTFLGYLLFQTDSVTSWGFLSGGIGYELARMFHDFLGWGTILLLAFALVVFGIYTLNITNLLNFWESKPADAADPVLEEEQEEAMPEEEEDGSWPPSRDSTPDEELPFEPDPKEEEEELRTWTVKRSYEQPAPAAAGPSFEVDDRTTPAPAPAAKAASMAPAADLGFEVIDEEEEVQKVLNQENYDPTLDLGTYQYPPVDLLNEYESGKVKVSEDELRANKDKIVETLTNFKIGINSIKATIGPTVTLYEIVPEPGVKISKIKNLEDDIALSLAALGIRIIAPIPGKGTIGIEVPNKNREMVSMHSMITNEKFMKGTMELPIALGKTISNEAFITDLAKMPHLLIAGATGQGKSVGLNVLLASLLYKKHPSQLKLVLVDPKKVELTLFNKIERHFLAKLPDTEEAIITDTSKVVNTLNSLCIEMDNRYDLLKDAGCRNLKEYNAKFVQRRLNPENGHRFLPYIVLVIDELADLMMTAGKEVETPIARLAQLARAIGIHLVVATQRPSVNVITGIIKANFPARLSFRVTSKIDSRTILDAGGAEQLVGHGDMLLSMGSDIIRMQCPFVDTPEVEDICEYIGAQRGYDSAYLLPEFYGDGEDAKAGDVDLSDRDALFDDAARLIVMHQQGSTSLIQRKLKLGYNRAGRLIDQLEAAGIVGAFEGSKAREVLIQDEYALEQLLNSISNKHTKY; translated from the coding sequence ATGGCCAAGAATATCGCCAAGGGCAATACCTTTAAACAGCCGAAAGAGAAGGAAAAAGTGAAGAAAGCATGGCGTTGGAAGCTGAACCTTGCGTTTGTGCACGACCGGCGTTTGCAACTGGCTTTCGGTGTCTTCCTGATAATAGCCGCTGTTTACCTCTTTACAGCCTTTCTATCTTACCTTTTTACAGGCAGGGCAGATCAGAGTGTGGTAGAAGCACTTTATGATGATGCTGCCTTGCGTGAATCTGGCGCAGAGGTAGAGAACTGGCTGGGTCTGTTCGGTGCCGTGTTCGGATACTACTTCATGTTCAGGTGGTTCGGTATCGGGGCTTTGCTCTTACCCCCCATGCTTTTTTTGTGGGGATATCAGATCGTTTTCAGGCGGCAGCTGCTGCCTCTCGGCGAAGTCTTTAAATACAGCTTTTTCTCCATCTTCTGGGTTGGCACCTTTTTAGGTTACCTCCTGTTTCAGACCGATTCGGTTACCTCCTGGGGCTTTCTCAGTGGAGGTATTGGCTATGAGCTGGCCCGTATGTTCCACGATTTTCTGGGCTGGGGCACCATACTCTTGCTGGCCTTTGCCCTGGTTGTGTTTGGCATCTATACGTTAAACATCACCAATCTGCTTAATTTCTGGGAATCAAAACCCGCAGATGCAGCAGATCCTGTACTGGAGGAAGAGCAGGAAGAAGCAATGCCGGAAGAAGAGGAAGATGGCAGCTGGCCTCCCTCCAGGGATAGCACACCTGACGAGGAGCTACCATTCGAGCCGGATCCTAAAGAAGAAGAGGAGGAACTGCGCACCTGGACGGTTAAGCGCTCTTACGAACAACCAGCTCCTGCTGCAGCCGGGCCTTCTTTTGAAGTGGACGACAGAACCACACCCGCACCTGCCCCTGCAGCAAAAGCTGCAAGCATGGCTCCGGCAGCCGATCTTGGCTTTGAAGTAATAGATGAGGAAGAAGAAGTACAAAAAGTACTGAACCAGGAAAATTACGACCCAACCCTGGACCTGGGCACCTACCAATACCCACCCGTAGACCTGCTCAATGAATATGAGAGTGGCAAGGTAAAGGTAAGCGAAGATGAGCTCCGGGCTAATAAGGATAAAATTGTAGAAACGCTGACCAATTTCAAGATTGGTATCAATAGCATTAAGGCAACCATTGGCCCAACAGTTACTCTCTATGAGATTGTGCCGGAGCCGGGGGTAAAGATTTCCAAGATCAAAAACCTGGAAGATGATATTGCCCTAAGCCTTGCCGCCCTGGGTATTCGTATCATTGCGCCAATACCAGGCAAAGGTACCATTGGTATAGAAGTGCCGAATAAGAATCGTGAAATGGTTTCCATGCACTCCATGATCACCAACGAAAAGTTCATGAAGGGTACCATGGAGCTGCCGATTGCGCTGGGCAAAACCATCTCGAACGAAGCCTTTATCACTGACCTGGCCAAAATGCCCCACCTGCTGATCGCAGGTGCCACCGGTCAGGGTAAATCTGTTGGTTTGAATGTGCTCCTGGCATCGCTGCTGTACAAAAAGCACCCTTCGCAGCTCAAGCTGGTACTGGTAGACCCTAAGAAGGTGGAGCTCACCCTTTTCAATAAAATTGAGCGACACTTCCTGGCCAAGCTGCCTGATACCGAAGAGGCGATCATTACTGATACAAGCAAGGTGGTAAACACCCTGAACTCGCTTTGTATTGAAATGGACAATCGCTACGACCTGCTGAAAGATGCAGGCTGCCGTAACCTGAAGGAGTATAACGCTAAGTTTGTGCAGCGCAGGCTCAATCCTGAAAACGGACACCGCTTCCTGCCCTATATTGTGCTGGTCATTGACGAGTTAGCTGATCTGATGATGACAGCAGGCAAAGAGGTGGAAACCCCGATTGCCCGCCTGGCCCAGCTGGCCCGTGCCATTGGTATTCACCTGGTGGTGGCCACACAGCGTCCGTCGGTAAACGTTATCACGGGTATCATCAAAGCCAACTTCCCGGCCCGTTTGTCGTTTAGGGTAACTTCTAAGATCGACTCCCGTACCATTCTGGATGCCGGCGGAGCCGAGCAGCTGGTAGGGCATGGCGATATGCTGCTTTCCATGGGTTCTGATATTATTCGTATGCAGTGTCCGTTTGTAGATACCCCCGAGGTAGAGGATATCTGCGAGTACATTGGCGCCCAGCGCGGTTACGATTCGGCTTACCTGCTGCCTGAATTCTACGGCGATGGTGAGGATGCCAAGGCAGGCGATGTTGACCTCTCAGACCGCGATGCGCTGTTTGATGATGCGGCTCGCCTGATTGTGATGCACCAGCAGGGAAGTACCTCGCTGATTCAGCGTAAGCTAAAGCTTGGTTACAACCGTGCAGGCCGCTTAATTGACCAGCTGGAGGCTGCCGGAATTGTTGGCGCCTTTGAAGGAAGCAAGGCGCGTGAAGTTTTAATTCAAGATGAGTACGCTTTGGAACAATTATTGAATAGTATTTCCAACAAGCATACAAAGTATTGA
- a CDS encoding methyltransferase small (COG4123 Predicted O-methyltransferase) — MGNSWFQFKQFRVEQAHAPLKVGTDACILGAWSHHDAPLSILDIGTGTGLLALMLAQRYQAPIDALEPDVTAAMQAAENFSNSSWNAIIQLHRLSLQEFYPGHLYDLIVCNPPFYADHLKSENKSRNMALHQEALSFEALAANSSRLLSEAGKLFVLLPPRQAQEFELQAVEQGLHVQQRLLVSDRPQLPVHRTVFSFAKTSPQKEQTTHLTIRDSNGDYSQRFRQLMQQYYLIF, encoded by the coding sequence ATGGGAAATAGCTGGTTTCAGTTTAAACAGTTCCGGGTGGAGCAGGCGCATGCTCCCCTTAAGGTAGGAACCGATGCATGCATTTTAGGCGCATGGTCCCATCACGATGCTCCCCTCAGCATTTTAGACATTGGCACCGGAACCGGCCTGCTCGCACTGATGCTTGCCCAGCGCTACCAGGCTCCCATAGATGCACTGGAGCCAGACGTTACAGCAGCTATGCAGGCCGCCGAGAATTTCAGCAACAGCTCGTGGAATGCCATTATTCAGCTGCACCGCCTCTCCCTGCAGGAGTTCTACCCTGGCCATCTCTATGATCTGATCGTATGTAATCCTCCTTTTTACGCCGACCACCTGAAATCTGAAAACAAGAGCAGGAATATGGCACTGCACCAGGAAGCACTTAGCTTTGAGGCCCTGGCTGCCAACAGCAGCAGATTACTGTCAGAAGCTGGCAAGCTGTTTGTACTCCTGCCGCCACGGCAGGCACAGGAATTTGAGCTTCAGGCTGTGGAACAAGGGCTGCATGTACAGCAACGGCTGCTGGTCAGCGACAGGCCGCAGCTGCCGGTACATAGAACTGTCTTTAGCTTTGCGAAAACGTCGCCGCAGAAAGAACAGACCACCCATCTTACCATCAGAGACAGCAACGGAGATTATTCACAGAGATTCAGACAGCTGATGCAACAATACTACCTTATTTTTTAG
- a CDS encoding dihydroorotate dehydrogenase 2 (COG0167 Dihydroorotate dehydrogenase), protein MAADAVKLFTHYPLLNTKYYICRQTYSPVYTTLVRPLLFRLPAERAHHLTFNSLKTLMHLPGAAAIAESQFRVTDKRLERELFGLKFPNPVGLAAGLDKNALLVDELSHFGFGFIEIGTLTPRPQAGNPQPRLFRLPTDKGLINRMGFNNEGVEAAAERLRQSKHRTIIGGNIGKNKDTPNEEAEKDYRICFEALYEVVDYFVVNVSSPNTPNLRALQEREPLQRLILALQDQNARKSKPKPILLKIAPDLNNAQLDDIVALAAETRLAGLIATNTTISRSGLHTPGTEVETMGAGGLSGKPLTQRSTEVIRYLHRQSGGKVPIIGVGGIFSPEDALEKLEAGASLIQLYTGFIYEGPALVRRINEALLRYEM, encoded by the coding sequence GTGGCTGCCGATGCAGTAAAACTCTTTACGCACTACCCACTACTCAATACCAAATACTATATTTGCAGGCAAACCTATTCGCCTGTGTATACCACTCTAGTTCGTCCGCTGCTGTTTCGGCTGCCTGCCGAAAGGGCTCACCATCTCACGTTTAATAGCCTGAAGACGCTGATGCACCTGCCGGGAGCCGCAGCTATTGCCGAAAGCCAGTTTAGAGTTACGGATAAGCGGCTGGAGCGGGAGCTGTTTGGACTAAAGTTTCCAAACCCGGTAGGCCTGGCCGCCGGCCTGGATAAAAATGCGCTGCTGGTAGACGAGCTGTCACACTTTGGCTTTGGGTTTATAGAGATTGGCACCCTGACACCCCGGCCACAGGCAGGGAATCCCCAGCCCCGCCTCTTTCGCCTGCCTACCGATAAAGGACTCATCAACCGCATGGGCTTTAATAATGAGGGGGTAGAGGCTGCAGCCGAACGATTGCGGCAAAGTAAGCACAGAACCATTATTGGTGGAAATATTGGCAAGAACAAAGATACCCCAAACGAAGAAGCTGAAAAGGATTACCGGATTTGCTTTGAGGCACTTTACGAAGTAGTAGATTATTTTGTGGTGAATGTAAGCTCACCCAACACACCTAATCTGAGGGCACTGCAGGAGCGAGAACCACTGCAGCGCCTAATCCTGGCGCTACAGGATCAGAACGCCCGGAAATCCAAACCCAAACCTATCCTGCTGAAGATTGCCCCTGACCTGAATAATGCCCAGCTCGATGATATTGTGGCACTGGCAGCAGAAACCCGCTTGGCGGGCCTGATAGCCACCAACACCACCATATCCCGCTCCGGCCTGCACACGCCTGGTACTGAAGTGGAGACAATGGGAGCCGGAGGGCTTAGTGGTAAGCCACTCACACAGCGATCCACAGAAGTGATCCGTTACCTGCACAGACAATCCGGCGGTAAGGTTCCCATTATCGGGGTAGGAGGGATCTTTTCTCCTGAAGATGCTCTGGAAAAACTGGAGGCAGGTGCATCGCTAATCCAGTTATATACAGGCTTTATTTACGAAGGTCCGGCGCTGGTCAGAAGGATTAATGAGGCGTTGTTGAGGTATGAGATGTGA
- a CDS encoding ribonuclease HI (COG0328 Ribonuclease HI), whose translation MQVVMYTDGAAKGNPGPGGYGTVLIFGPYRKELSEGYRLTTNNRMELLAVIKGLEAMKKQGLNILIYSDSKYVVDSVTKGWIWNWMKTSFKGKKNEDLWRRYITAAKPHQVKFQWVKGHAGNPENERCDQLAVIASQTPPLLIDDGYEAGN comes from the coding sequence ATGCAGGTAGTGATGTATACAGATGGAGCCGCAAAAGGAAATCCAGGGCCCGGCGGCTACGGAACAGTACTTATCTTCGGCCCCTACAGAAAAGAACTAAGCGAAGGTTACCGCCTCACCACCAACAACCGCATGGAGCTGCTGGCGGTAATCAAGGGGCTGGAGGCCATGAAGAAACAAGGGCTGAACATCCTGATCTACTCAGACAGCAAATATGTGGTTGATTCCGTTACCAAGGGCTGGATCTGGAACTGGATGAAAACCAGCTTCAAGGGAAAGAAAAACGAAGACCTCTGGCGCCGCTACATCACAGCTGCCAAACCGCACCAGGTAAAATTTCAGTGGGTAAAAGGCCATGCCGGCAATCCGGAAAACGAGCGCTGCGACCAGCTGGCCGTTATTGCCAGCCAGACACCACCCCTGCTCATCGATGATGGATATGAGGCAGGGAATTAA
- a CDS encoding 3-dehydroquinate dehydratase (COG0757 3-dehydroquinate dehydratase II) codes for MNIHILNGPNLNLLGKREPHIYGSLTFEDYLQQLQEQFSTHTLHYFQSNHEGALLDKLHEWGFGSDGIIFNAGGYTHTSVALSDAVSGIKAPVVEVHISRVHAREAFRHHSYLSPVCAGTITGLGLSGYALAIQYLLDYHKR; via the coding sequence ATGAACATCCATATCCTGAACGGCCCTAACCTGAACCTGCTGGGAAAGCGGGAGCCGCATATTTACGGATCTCTCACTTTTGAGGATTACCTGCAACAACTCCAGGAGCAGTTTAGCACCCACACCCTGCATTACTTCCAGTCGAACCACGAGGGGGCGCTGCTCGATAAACTGCATGAGTGGGGCTTTGGCTCAGATGGCATCATCTTCAACGCTGGCGGCTACACCCACACCTCTGTTGCCCTGTCCGATGCGGTGAGCGGGATCAAGGCACCGGTTGTAGAAGTGCACATCAGCCGGGTGCATGCCCGGGAGGCTTTCAGGCACCACAGCTACCTAAGCCCTGTTTGTGCAGGCACCATTACCGGTCTGGGGCTTAGCGGTTATGCCCTGGCCATACAATACCTTCTGGATTACCACAAGCGATGA
- a CDS encoding gliding motility-like protein (COG2834 Outer membrane lipoprotein-sorting protein): MKNLLAFVLMCFVSLLTANAQYDQKALGILDKASEKYENLSGFKADFVYTLNNDAVGTSAETKGEITAKGKQFRLKMNGQEIISDGQTVWTYQPDTKEVYIDKFDNVVGENVNPSNIHNLYRKGFKYMYKEEIKVNGKPHHVIELVPEKASDTNYFKIQLVIDKQDLTFSNFTIYEKNGNRYLFDIKNFQPNTAIADGTFNFNKSKYPGVTEVDMRNY; encoded by the coding sequence ATGAAGAACTTATTAGCTTTTGTACTGATGTGCTTTGTGTCGTTGCTCACTGCAAATGCGCAATACGACCAAAAAGCACTAGGGATTTTAGACAAGGCCAGTGAAAAATATGAGAACCTGAGCGGCTTTAAAGCCGACTTTGTCTATACACTGAACAACGATGCCGTAGGCACTAGCGCCGAAACCAAGGGCGAGATCACTGCAAAAGGAAAGCAGTTTCGTTTAAAGATGAACGGCCAGGAGATTATTTCTGACGGGCAAACGGTCTGGACTTATCAGCCAGATACTAAAGAAGTGTACATCGATAAGTTCGATAATGTGGTAGGAGAGAATGTAAACCCCTCGAACATCCACAACCTGTATCGCAAAGGCTTTAAGTACATGTACAAAGAGGAGATCAAGGTAAACGGCAAACCCCACCATGTAATTGAACTGGTTCCGGAAAAAGCTTCTGATACCAATTATTTTAAGATTCAGCTGGTAATCGATAAGCAGGACCTGACTTTCTCGAATTTTACCATTTATGAGAAAAACGGAAATCGATACCTCTTCGATATTAAAAATTTTCAGCCTAATACAGCCATTGCCGATGGTACATTCAACTTTAATAAAAGTAAATACCCTGGTGTAACGGAAGTAGACATGCGTAATTATTGA
- a CDS encoding site-specific recombinase (COG4974 Site-specific recombinase XerD), producing the protein MRQFEGYLKLERSLSKNTVQAYLNDISKLVQYSEAHTPQSVDEVHLQNFLEWVNSMGMTPHSQARLLSGIKSFYKFLMLEDVITHDPTATLEGPKLGRKLPDTLSVLEIDQLLSAIDMSTPEGQRNRAMLEVLYSSGLRVSELTDLKMAHVYFDLGFLRIIGKGNKERLVPVGRDALKHLRLYLERVRVHLNVQKGAEPFVFLNRRGGKISRITVFNFIKQLAEDIGLKKSISPHTFRHSFATHLIEGGADLRAVQEMLGHESITTTEIYTHLDRDYLKQVIQDYHPRS; encoded by the coding sequence GTGCGGCAGTTTGAGGGGTATCTGAAGCTGGAGCGCTCACTTTCTAAAAATACGGTACAGGCTTACCTGAACGACATCAGCAAGCTGGTGCAATACAGTGAGGCACACACGCCCCAGTCTGTTGATGAGGTACACCTGCAGAATTTCCTGGAGTGGGTAAACAGCATGGGCATGACGCCCCACTCACAGGCACGGCTGCTTTCCGGTATCAAATCTTTTTACAAATTCCTGATGCTGGAAGATGTAATCACCCACGATCCCACCGCCACCCTGGAGGGACCCAAGCTGGGGCGTAAGCTACCCGATACGCTAAGCGTACTGGAGATTGACCAGCTGCTCTCGGCCATTGACATGAGCACACCCGAGGGGCAGCGTAACCGGGCCATGCTGGAGGTGCTCTACAGCAGCGGCCTGCGTGTAAGTGAGCTTACCGATCTTAAAATGGCCCATGTTTATTTCGACTTGGGCTTTCTGCGCATCATCGGCAAGGGCAACAAGGAACGGCTGGTGCCTGTTGGCCGCGATGCCCTCAAGCACCTGCGCCTCTACCTGGAGCGGGTGCGTGTTCACCTCAACGTACAAAAAGGAGCAGAGCCTTTTGTGTTCCTGAACCGCAGGGGCGGCAAGATCAGCCGCATCACAGTATTTAACTTTATCAAACAGCTGGCAGAAGATATAGGCCTGAAGAAAAGTATTAGTCCGCACACCTTCCGCCACTCTTTTGCCACCCACCTGATAGAAGGCGGCGCAGACCTGCGTGCCGTGCAGGAAATGCTGGGCCACGAGAGCATCACTACTACCGAAATCTACACTCACCTGGATCGGGATTACCTCAAGCAGGTAATTCAGGATTACCATCCGCGGAGCTAG
- a CDS encoding class V aminotransferase (COG0075 Serine-pyruvate aminotransferase/archaeal aspartate aminotransferase) has translation MISFYPGPSKVWDSLPHYMQEAWESGILSSNHRSPRFAQLWQGLVDTLHQKLEIPESYSILPASSATECWEIIAQSLLGPDGNSLHLYNGAFGEKWQEYTHRLTSAATRLTFQPNELPDLASLQTEGYQLLALTHNETSNGTALPDSFMHQLRMQHPAPLIAADATSSMGGIALPWGAADVWFASVQKCFGLPAGLAIMVCSPRAVAAAERLGEREHYNSMLFMLENARKHQTTHTPNVLNLYLLQRSLAERHTQAAVHRDLVARQQQWLEFLRLQDHFEPLINNPVLQSTTVLCMQGAPNDIASFKAEAMAEGFYIGNGYGPWKNNTFRIANFPAITTAEIEQLQGFFERWLTR, from the coding sequence ATGATCTCCTTTTACCCCGGACCCTCAAAAGTATGGGATAGCCTGCCCCACTACATGCAGGAAGCCTGGGAATCAGGCATCCTGAGCAGCAATCACCGCAGCCCCCGCTTTGCTCAGCTCTGGCAGGGGCTGGTCGATACCCTGCACCAAAAACTGGAGATACCCGAGAGCTACAGCATTTTGCCAGCCTCTTCTGCTACGGAATGCTGGGAAATTATTGCTCAGTCGCTGCTGGGACCCGATGGCAACAGCCTGCACCTCTACAATGGTGCATTCGGAGAAAAATGGCAGGAATATACCCATCGGTTAACGAGCGCAGCTACAAGACTAACTTTTCAGCCCAACGAGCTGCCCGACCTGGCCTCGCTGCAGACGGAGGGCTACCAGCTGCTGGCGCTCACCCACAACGAAACCTCCAACGGCACGGCCCTGCCCGACAGCTTTATGCACCAGCTCCGCATGCAGCACCCGGCACCGCTCATTGCAGCAGATGCCACCTCCAGCATGGGGGGTATAGCCCTACCCTGGGGCGCTGCCGATGTCTGGTTTGCTTCTGTACAAAAATGTTTTGGTTTACCGGCAGGCCTGGCGATCATGGTGTGCTCTCCCCGAGCCGTAGCGGCGGCAGAGAGGCTGGGAGAACGGGAGCATTATAACAGTATGCTGTTTATGCTGGAGAATGCCCGCAAGCACCAGACCACCCATACCCCCAATGTGCTGAACCTGTACCTGCTACAGCGCAGTCTAGCCGAAAGGCACACCCAGGCGGCTGTACATCGTGATCTGGTGGCACGCCAGCAGCAGTGGCTCGAGTTTCTGCGCCTGCAGGACCATTTTGAGCCCCTCATCAACAACCCGGTGCTGCAATCCACCACGGTGCTGTGCATGCAGGGAGCACCTAATGATATTGCATCATTCAAAGCAGAGGCTATGGCGGAGGGTTTTTACATCGGCAACGGCTATGGCCCCTGGAAAAATAATACTTTCCGGATCGCAAACTTCCCGGCTATTACCACTGCTGAGATAGAGCAATTGCAGGGATTTTTTGAACGCTGGTTAACACGTTAA